A portion of the Pseudomonadota bacterium genome contains these proteins:
- a CDS encoding TrkA C-terminal domain-containing protein: MIPIISLLVIVSLSVLVTRIATVALTFTGMSREVARFQARSAFAGVGFTTQESEQIVNHPVRRRIVMILMLFGNAGIITVVASLVVALLNIRAAGDSVLLKLVALFAGLGAIWFVATSGWVDRRLSALIGWALKRYTSLDVKDYSSLLHMAGEYKVAELFVEPEDWLAGRRLADVDLEEEGVLVLGITRADGTFIGAPNGASRILSGDTIVVYGRESAFMELDERRSGASGDIEHAEAIEEYKEIVEEERQEDPAERTRSE, encoded by the coding sequence ATGATCCCGATCATATCGCTGCTGGTCATCGTATCCCTATCGGTCCTCGTCACGAGGATCGCCACGGTGGCGCTCACCTTCACCGGGATGAGCCGCGAGGTGGCGCGCTTCCAGGCCAGATCGGCCTTCGCGGGCGTGGGATTCACCACCCAGGAGTCGGAGCAGATAGTGAATCACCCGGTGCGCAGGCGCATAGTGATGATACTCATGCTCTTCGGCAACGCAGGCATCATCACCGTGGTCGCCTCGCTCGTGGTCGCCCTCCTCAACATCAGGGCGGCGGGCGATTCGGTCCTCCTCAAGCTCGTTGCCCTCTTCGCGGGGCTCGGCGCCATCTGGTTCGTGGCGACCAGCGGCTGGGTCGATCGTCGCCTCTCAGCGCTGATCGGGTGGGCGCTCAAGAGGTACACGAGCCTGGACGTGAAGGACTACTCGTCGCTTCTGCACATGGCCGGCGAGTACAAGGTGGCGGAGCTCTTCGTGGAGCCTGAGGACTGGCTTGCCGGCCGCAGGCTCGCCGACGTGGACCTAGAGGAGGAGGGGGTGCTCGTTCTCGGCATCACCAGGGCCGACGGGACGTTCATCGGCGCCCCCAACGGCGCAAGCCGCATACTCTCAGGCGACACGATAGTGGTCTACGGCCGCGAGTCGGCCTTCATGGAGCTCGACGAGCGCCGCAGCGGCGCGTCGGGGGACATAGAGCACGCCGAGGCGATCGAGGAGTACAAGGAGATCGTCGAGGAGGAGAGGCAGGAGGACCCGGCCGAGAGGACGCGATCGGAGTGA